One window of Mixophyes fleayi isolate aMixFle1 chromosome 3, aMixFle1.hap1, whole genome shotgun sequence genomic DNA carries:
- the LOC142143233 gene encoding uncharacterized protein LOC142143233: MYRERRDSSSSPQGTQEEIVSSGEEWRERPEERQEERRRQQFVSSVQPSTSTQQQHTTESDSDVEGPSVARSRCFTLEENEVLVAGVLQHYETLKGGQSLKASFKHKHKIWAQIASAVSTVGVRVRSIEVCQKRFRDCKRTTKAKMAAVARHSRGTGGGKPLRLKFKPWEEKMRQILSADLVDGVEGTVDTLDPSTFQPREQDAAQRRRHAREAVPRKRKSKSGDLGSSQGHKGQRSVEGEGVTLLMPSQVAVEVARTASNQENASRLTKSTHPAKSVEPSKKAHKRRRVTEEDVSEPVADVQQDCAEERCEKKIQPRAEAAEPPSAITQQRRRAEQTGSPGRDITGSLTVADRRHLG, translated from the exons ATGTATAGGGAGCGTAGGGATTCTTCTTCTTCACCACAGGGAACCCAAGAGGAAATTGTCAGCAGTGGCGAGGAATGGAGAGAGAGACCTGAGGAgcggcaagaagaaagaagaagacagcAGTTTGTGAGCAGCGTGCAACCCAGCACAAGCACCCAGCAGCAACATACTACAGAAAGTGATTCTGATGTAGAAGGACCATCTGTAGCACGATCCAGGTGCTTCACACTTGAGGAGAATGAAGTCCTTGTCGCTGGGGTACTGCAACATTACGAGACACTGAAGGGTGGCCAATCTCTGAAGGCGTCCTTCAAGCATAAGCACAAGATTTGGGCCCAGATTGCCTCTGCTGTGTCCACAGTAGGTGTTCGAGTCAGATCAATTGAGGTTTGCCAGAAACGCTTTCGGGACTGCAAGCGCACCACGAAGGCGAAGATGGCAGCTGTTGCCCGTCATTCCAGGGGAACCGGTGGTGGAAAGCCACTGCGGCTAAAATTTAAGCCTTGGGAGGAGAAGATGCGGCAAATTCTCAGTGCTGATCTTGTGGACggagtggaagggacagtggacacccttGATCCATCCACCTTCCAGCCACGAG AACAAGATGCAGCACAAAGGAGAAGACATGCAAGGGAggcagtaccccggaagagaaaaTCCAAATCTGGAG atttgggtTCTTCTCAAGGACACAAGGGCCAGAGGAGTGTAGAAGGAGAAG gtgTGACATTGCTTATGCCAAGTCAAGTTGCAGTGGAAGTAGCGAGAACGGCTTCAAATCAAG AAAATGCAAGCCGTTTAACCAAGTCTACTCATCCAGCCAAAAGTGTTGAACCGAGTAAAAAAG CTCACAAGAGAAGAAGAGTGACTGAAGAAGACGTGTCGGAGCCTGTTGCTGATGTACAGCAAG ACTGTGCAGAGGAGAGATGCGAGAAGAAGATCCAGCCCAGGGCGGAGGCCGCGGAGCCACCATCAGCCATCACGCAGCAgcgcagaagagcagagcagacaggcAGCCCGGGCCGGGACATTACTGGGTCACTCACCGTCGCCGACCGTCGGCATCTGGGGTGA